One Tolypothrix bouteillei VB521301 DNA window includes the following coding sequences:
- a CDS encoding ATP-binding protein: MTVDLRKFFQATDPGKTLFVENPEDRKYYIDFSSVRGGQIIEELKDNITFFSPNDPTCVLFTGHIGCGKSTELLRLKTELEQESFHVVYFESSEDLEMADVDIGDVLLAIAHRVSQSLENLLQKEPNRLKDLLQGAWKILNVEVTGFKLKPPEISGLPKIGDIGYTSENQKVSIAFGIGEITTRVKNDATLRERLNQYLGPQKTQLLEAINQELLEPAIAMLKQQGKKGLVVIVDNLDRIDSRQKSWGRPQQEYLFVDQAECLTKLNCHLVYTMPLALKFSSDYGNLTQRFLEEPKVLPMVPVQLPDGLKYEVGMVLLRQMVLARAFPNLDENQRLNKITEIFESAETLDRLCYVSGGHVRDLLRLLNTWIKKERKLPLSGEVLEEVIRARRNEMTMPISDVEWQLLRQVQQRKKVSGDRGYQTLIRSRLVFEYRDRGESWFDVNPILAEAKELRL; this comes from the coding sequence ATGACAGTAGATTTACGAAAATTTTTTCAGGCAACTGACCCTGGAAAAACCTTATTTGTCGAAAATCCTGAAGACAGAAAGTATTATATTGATTTTTCCTCAGTTCGAGGCGGTCAGATTATAGAAGAACTGAAAGATAATATTACATTTTTCTCACCCAATGACCCTACCTGTGTCCTATTTACCGGGCATATTGGTTGTGGCAAATCTACAGAGTTATTACGACTCAAGACAGAACTAGAACAGGAAAGCTTTCATGTAGTTTATTTTGAGTCCAGTGAAGACTTGGAAATGGCAGATGTAGATATTGGAGATGTTTTGCTAGCGATCGCGCATCGCGTCAGTCAAAGCTTGGAAAATCTCTTGCAGAAAGAACCCAACAGGCTCAAGGATTTGCTACAAGGAGCGTGGAAAATTTTAAATGTTGAAGTAACGGGCTTTAAATTGAAGCCTCCAGAAATTTCAGGGCTTCCCAAAATTGGCGATATTGGTTACACCTCAGAAAACCAAAAGGTTTCTATTGCTTTTGGCATTGGTGAAATTACGACCCGAGTCAAAAATGATGCGACATTGCGAGAACGGCTTAACCAGTATCTCGGACCCCAGAAAACTCAGCTGTTGGAAGCAATTAATCAAGAACTCCTAGAACCCGCGATCGCCATGCTGAAGCAGCAGGGTAAAAAAGGGCTGGTAGTGATTGTTGATAATCTCGATCGCATTGATAGTCGCCAGAAATCTTGGGGGCGTCCTCAACAGGAATACCTCTTTGTCGATCAAGCTGAGTGTCTGACCAAATTGAATTGTCATCTAGTTTATACAATGCCACTAGCACTAAAATTTTCTAGCGACTATGGCAATCTGACTCAGCGCTTTTTAGAAGAACCCAAAGTGCTACCCATGGTCCCCGTACAGTTACCGGATGGTCTTAAATATGAAGTGGGAATGGTACTGCTGCGACAAATGGTGCTTGCTAGAGCCTTTCCCAATTTGGATGAGAACCAACGCCTAAACAAGATTACTGAAATTTTCGAGAGTGCCGAAACCTTAGACCGCCTGTGCTATGTTAGTGGAGGACACGTCCGCGATTTGCTCAGATTGCTCAATACTTGGATCAAAAAGGAACGAAAACTCCCTCTATCTGGTGAAGTTTTAGAAGAGGTGATTCGTGCCCGTCGGAATGAAATGACAATGCCCATCTCTGACGTAGAGTGGCAATTACTGCGTCAAGTCCAGCAACGGAAAAAAGTCAGTGGTGACCGGGGATATCAAACGCTAATCCGGAGTCGGTTGGTGTTTGAATATCGCGATCGCGGAGAGTCTTGGTTTGATGTCAACCCGATTTTAGCAGAGGCGAAAGAGCTGCGCCTATGA
- a CDS encoding choice-of-anchor E domain-containing protein, translated as MKTKFLAVLTPALAITITSIVATTGVARADILEFTTEYKPSVDDAAPYAGYGVTDIFKAPLSIQKFKPSWGILNSVKIDFVGDLTGDAGFESRDAKPRTITVDLSGLLQLQTTGGTSIFELDPKQSYKYDVTKFDGILDFAGTSGRTLEGLTTSASGTKTYTDSSFLQSFIGNNNLDFLFTANAKSTVQGSGNITSYVNTYAKASVKVTYDYRKRVPEPSLLLGVGLVGGAGLWSKRNRNFSKA; from the coding sequence ATGAAAACTAAGTTTTTAGCTGTATTAACCCCTGCTCTCGCAATCACAATAACAAGCATTGTAGCAACTACCGGAGTTGCTCGTGCAGATATTCTGGAGTTCACTACAGAATACAAACCATCTGTAGATGATGCTGCACCTTATGCTGGATACGGTGTTACAGACATCTTCAAGGCTCCTTTGAGTATCCAAAAGTTTAAACCATCTTGGGGCATACTCAATAGTGTCAAGATTGATTTTGTTGGTGACCTTACAGGAGATGCAGGTTTTGAAAGCAGAGACGCAAAACCGCGTACAATAACAGTAGACCTTTCCGGTTTGCTTCAGTTACAGACAACTGGTGGTACGAGCATCTTTGAGTTAGATCCGAAACAATCTTACAAATATGATGTTACCAAATTTGATGGCATACTTGATTTTGCTGGCACTTCTGGAAGGACACTAGAGGGTCTAACTACCAGCGCTTCTGGTACCAAAACGTACACAGATAGCAGCTTTTTGCAGTCATTTATCGGTAATAACAATTTAGATTTTTTGTTCACAGCTAATGCAAAATCAACAGTCCAGGGATCTGGTAACATCACATCCTACGTTAATACCTATGCCAAAGCGAGTGTCAAAGTAACATATGACTACCGTAAGAGGGTACCAGAACCCTCTCTCCTACTTGGTGTAGGTTTAGTTGGTGGGGCTGGTTTATGGTCAAAGAGAAACAGAAATTTCAGCAAAGCTTAA
- a CDS encoding eIF2A-related protein, whose protein sequence is MSDLHRLDSNAWEENAIDVSADNESALEELAWGIDASVGRFKLFLARCNYARLRVRLIERLQELTNVEIRILELQESEKTLYARIHKEFGQEQPDVLMVLGLESVTDLEDLLSATNQVREEFRKSFHFPLVLWIDDEVFNKLIRVAPDFESWAISTEFAIATEELVDFLKKTSEQFFEGNLTLNLEARREIKLACHILQNRQQVLDLELRASLESLLGEAEYTDGKIALALKHYQKGLELWQQNHQLNKQVKLLIDIAFCYFVKTPRYREKNHPDLQATRHYIQQCFKIFEQIDNIDLSASSILKFGDMLRDLQNWHQLQTLAQKALQHHQAQDKPIELARDYGFLAEVALAQEAWEDARELAKKALEALLTFKKRSQEISGVVYKLDKSRYLLILAKAQQHLERTEKAIGNLEEARKIGDPEENPCLYLDILSHLQQVYFKQQEYLKAFEIKLERQSIEQQYGFRSFIGAGRIQPQRQAELALRQVETQETVALEIVASGRLLDVRRLTERIGRNDCKLIAIHGESGVGKSSLVNGGLLPALKQKAIGIQDTLPVLMRVYTSWVAELGRLLTEALEKKGIQLTTSLDSTAAILAQIRRLESCNLRTVLIFDQFEEFFFVYHGVAERRQFFEFLGECFQILPVKVILSLREDYLHYLLECNRLPCMAIIGNDILSKNVLYPLGNFLPADATAIIEQLTDRSNFHLEPALIEELVKDLADKLGEVRPIELQVVGAQLQTENITTLVQYRDRGPKNELVKRYLAQVVSDCGAENKETAELVLYLMTDEKGTRPLKTRAEVERDLQVLVTDFTAEASKLDLVLKIFVDSGLVVLLPELPDDRYQLVHDYLAALIRQQQEPRLKELIAELEKERKQRHKAEDQRKQAEVALARVEQHRQSLEAKVQQVRKDLADSEAERDKVKQEVQEAQIKLKEAEAAREEALIGTELELAGLRALRKFEFSQIDALLTAMEAGKQLKARVQDGRSFEKYPALSPLLALQQILDNIQEKNRLQGHQDEVRSVSFSPDGQTLASASSDRTARLWNLQGSQLIEFQGHEGHINTVCFSPDGQYLATASNDRTARLWNLQGSQLAEFKGHERCVNSVCFSPDGQTLATASDDNTARLWDLQGNQLVKFKGHQHKVNSVCFSPDGQILATASNDCTALLWNLQGKPLLKLEGHQRHINSICFSRDGQTLATASDDRTARLWDLQGNCLVEFKGHQGKVRSVSFSPDGQTLATGSSDGTARLWNLHGYQVQKFRGNDGWVWSVSFSPDGQTLATASADVRLWNVQGKQQVEFRGHRGDVNSISFHINGQYLATGSGDGTAKLWNLQGKQLKEFRGHKDRVRGVSFSPDGQYLATSSFDGTAKLWDLQRLQLVEFKGHQHRVNSVSFSPNGQYLVTASVDGTARVWNLLGKQLVELENRGIVWSVSCSPNGQHLATASENGIVRLWNLQGKQLGEFQAHHRRINCVNFSLNGQQLATASSDGNARLWDLQGNQLAEFKGHQGWVSSVCFSPDGQTLATGSSDGTARIWDLQGNQLAEFKGHQRRVTCVSFSPNGQYLATASDDGTAKLWRVENLEQLLARGSDWLRDYSIANQSINK, encoded by the coding sequence ATGAGTGACCTGCACCGACTTGATAGCAATGCATGGGAAGAAAATGCCATTGATGTTTCTGCTGACAACGAGAGTGCGTTAGAAGAATTAGCATGGGGAATTGACGCTTCTGTGGGTCGGTTCAAGCTGTTTTTAGCTAGGTGTAATTATGCTCGCTTGCGCGTGCGTTTGATCGAGCGGTTGCAAGAACTTACGAACGTGGAAATCCGTATCTTGGAACTGCAGGAATCTGAAAAAACCCTCTACGCGAGGATTCACAAGGAATTTGGTCAAGAACAGCCAGATGTCTTAATGGTATTAGGCTTGGAATCAGTGACCGATCTCGAAGATCTGTTGAGTGCAACCAATCAAGTGCGGGAGGAGTTTCGGAAGAGTTTTCATTTTCCACTGGTTCTTTGGATCGATGATGAGGTCTTTAATAAACTGATACGGGTAGCACCTGATTTTGAGAGTTGGGCAATAAGTACAGAGTTTGCGATCGCTACTGAGGAATTGGTTGACTTTTTAAAGAAAACCTCCGAGCAATTCTTTGAGGGTAATTTAACCCTAAATTTAGAAGCTCGTCGGGAAATAAAACTAGCTTGTCATATTTTACAAAATCGCCAACAAGTCTTAGACCTAGAACTGAGAGCAAGTTTAGAATCTTTACTTGGTGAAGCCGAATATACTGATGGCAAAATCGCTCTAGCCCTCAAGCATTATCAAAAAGGATTAGAACTTTGGCAGCAAAATCACCAATTGAACAAACAAGTAAAACTGCTGATTGATATTGCCTTCTGCTATTTTGTAAAAACTCCTCGGTATCGCGAAAAAAATCATCCCGATCTGCAAGCAACTAGGCATTATATTCAGCAATGCTTTAAAATATTTGAACAAATTGATAATATAGATTTAAGTGCAAGTTCAATTCTAAAATTCGGAGATATGCTTCGAGATTTGCAGAATTGGCACCAGTTGCAAACTCTGGCTCAAAAAGCTTTGCAGCATCACCAAGCTCAAGACAAACCAATTGAATTAGCAAGGGATTACGGTTTTTTAGCTGAAGTAGCTCTAGCGCAAGAAGCCTGGGAAGATGCCCGTGAGTTAGCGAAGAAAGCCCTAGAAGCTTTATTGACATTTAAGAAGCGATCGCAGGAAATTTCTGGTGTTGTCTATAAATTAGACAAGAGTCGATATTTGTTGATTTTAGCAAAAGCGCAACAACATTTAGAGCGAACAGAAAAAGCGATCGGCAATTTAGAAGAAGCAAGAAAGATAGGAGATCCTGAAGAAAACCCTTGTTTGTATCTTGACATTCTCAGTCATTTGCAGCAGGTATACTTTAAGCAACAAGAATATCTTAAAGCCTTTGAAATTAAGCTAGAAAGGCAATCAATTGAGCAGCAATATGGATTCCGCTCCTTTATTGGTGCAGGTCGAATACAGCCACAAAGACAGGCAGAATTAGCACTAAGACAAGTAGAAACTCAAGAGACTGTCGCTCTGGAGATTGTAGCGTCCGGTCGGTTGCTAGATGTACGGCGTTTAACCGAGCGAATTGGTCGCAATGATTGCAAGCTAATTGCGATTCATGGAGAATCTGGGGTAGGGAAAAGTTCGTTGGTGAATGGGGGATTGTTACCAGCACTCAAACAAAAAGCTATTGGAATTCAAGATACTTTACCTGTATTGATGCGCGTTTACACGAGTTGGGTTGCAGAGTTGGGACGGTTGTTAACAGAAGCTTTGGAAAAAAAAGGGATACAGCTAACAACTTCTTTAGATTCCACAGCCGCTATCCTGGCACAAATACGGAGACTGGAGTCATGCAATCTGCGGACAGTACTCATTTTCGATCAGTTTGAAGAATTCTTCTTCGTCTATCATGGTGTGGCTGAAAGGCGGCAATTTTTTGAGTTTTTGGGAGAGTGTTTTCAAATTCTGCCAGTAAAAGTTATTCTCTCGTTACGAGAGGATTACCTGCATTATTTGTTGGAGTGCAATCGTTTGCCTTGCATGGCAATTATCGGCAATGATATTCTTAGCAAAAATGTCCTCTACCCATTAGGAAATTTCTTGCCTGCTGATGCTACAGCAATTATTGAACAGTTAACAGATCGCTCTAATTTTCACTTAGAGCCCGCTTTGATTGAGGAGCTAGTAAAGGATTTAGCAGATAAGTTAGGAGAAGTGCGCCCGATTGAGTTACAAGTTGTGGGAGCGCAGTTGCAAACGGAGAACATTACAACATTAGTTCAGTATAGAGATCGCGGTCCTAAAAATGAATTAGTGAAGCGCTACTTAGCACAAGTCGTGTCAGACTGCGGTGCTGAAAATAAGGAAACTGCTGAGTTAGTCCTGTACTTGATGACAGATGAAAAAGGGACTCGCCCCTTGAAAACTCGTGCTGAAGTAGAACGGGATTTGCAGGTATTAGTAACAGATTTTACTGCAGAAGCAAGCAAATTAGATTTAGTGCTAAAGATTTTTGTGGATTCCGGTTTGGTGGTTTTGTTGCCCGAACTTCCAGACGATCGCTATCAGTTAGTACATGATTATTTAGCTGCGTTGATTCGCCAACAGCAAGAACCAAGGTTAAAAGAGTTAATAGCAGAACTTGAAAAAGAAAGAAAACAGCGGCACAAAGCAGAAGATCAACGAAAGCAAGCGGAGGTGGCGCTAGCACGGGTTGAGCAGCACCGTCAGAGTTTGGAAGCAAAAGTTCAACAAGTCAGGAAAGATTTAGCTGATTCAGAAGCAGAACGAGATAAGGTCAAGCAAGAAGTTCAAGAAGCTCAGATTAAGCTCAAGGAAGCAGAAGCAGCGCGAGAAGAAGCGCTTATCGGTACAGAATTGGAGTTAGCAGGATTAAGAGCTTTACGAAAGTTCGAGTTTTCTCAGATAGACGCCTTACTGACGGCAATGGAAGCTGGAAAACAGTTGAAAGCACGAGTTCAAGATGGTCGATCTTTTGAAAAATATCCCGCACTGAGTCCACTACTGGCTTTACAGCAGATTCTTGACAACATCCAAGAAAAGAATCGGTTGCAAGGGCATCAGGACGAGGTAAGAAGTGTGAGTTTCAGCCCGGATGGGCAAACTCTTGCTAGTGCCTCAAGCGATCGCACCGCCCGACTGTGGAACTTACAGGGTAGCCAACTAATAGAATTTCAAGGGCACGAAGGACATATCAACACCGTCTGTTTCAGCCCGGATGGACAATACCTTGCCACAGCATCAAACGATCGCACTGCCAGATTGTGGAATTTACAGGGTAGCCAACTGGCAGAGTTCAAAGGGCATGAGAGATGTGTTAACAGCGTTTGTTTCAGCCCGGATGGGCAAACCCTTGCCACTGCCTCAGATGACAATACTGCCCGACTTTGGGACCTACAGGGCAACCAATTGGTGAAATTTAAGGGGCATCAGCACAAGGTCAATAGCGTCTGTTTCAGCCCGGATGGGCAAATCCTTGCCACTGCTTCAAACGATTGCACTGCGCTACTTTGGAACTTGCAAGGTAAGCCACTGCTAAAACTGGAGGGACATCAGAGACATATCAACAGCATCTGTTTCAGCCGAGATGGACAAACCCTTGCTACTGCCTCAGACGATCGCACTGCACGACTTTGGGACTTACAAGGTAACTGCTTGGTAGAATTTAAGGGGCATCAAGGCAAGGTCAGAAGTGTAAGTTTCAGTCCGGATGGGCAAACACTTGCCACTGGCTCAAGCGATGGTACTGCCAGACTTTGGAACTTGCACGGCTATCAAGTGCAGAAATTCCGAGGAAATGATGGTTGGGTTTGGAGTGTGAGTTTCAGCCCGGATGGACAAACCCTTGCCACCGCTTCAGCTGACGTTAGACTGTGGAACGTGCAGGGCAAACAACAAGTAGAATTTCGAGGGCATCGAGGGGATGTGAACAGTATAAGTTTTCATATTAACGGACAATATCTTGCCACGGGTTCGGGTGACGGTACGGCTAAACTGTGGAATTTGCAAGGCAAGCAGCTAAAGGAATTTAGGGGACATAAAGATCGAGTCAGAGGTGTCAGTTTTAGCCCGGATGGACAATACCTTGCCACTAGCTCATTTGACGGTACTGCCAAATTATGGGACTTACAAAGACTCCAGTTAGTAGAATTCAAAGGACATCAGCACCGAGTCAACAGCGTGAGTTTTAGTCCCAACGGTCAATATTTGGTCACTGCTTCTGTTGATGGCACGGCTAGAGTATGGAATTTACTAGGCAAGCAACTAGTAGAATTAGAAAATCGAGGTATAGTTTGGAGCGTAAGTTGTAGCCCAAACGGGCAGCACTTAGCCACTGCCTCAGAAAATGGTATCGTTAGACTATGGAATTTACAGGGCAAGCAACTAGGAGAATTTCAAGCACATCATCGCCGCATCAACTGCGTCAACTTCAGCCTTAATGGGCAGCAACTAGCCACTGCTTCTAGCGATGGTAATGCCAGATTGTGGGACTTGCAAGGAAATCAACTAGCAGAATTCAAAGGACATCAAGGTTGGGTCAGCAGCGTTTGCTTCAGCCCGGATGGGCAAACCCTTGCCACTGGCTCAAGCGATGGTACCGCCCGCATATGGGATTTACAGGGTAACCAACTCGCGGAATTTAAAGGGCACCAGCGCCGAGTGACTTGCGTGAGTTTTAGCCCCAATGGGCAGTATCTTGCGACTGCTTCAGATGATGGGACTGCTAAGCTGTGGCGGGTAGAAAATTTAGAGCAATTACTAGCAAGAGGTTCTGATTGGTTGCGCGACTATTCGATCGCTAACCAAAGTATCAATAAATAA
- a CDS encoding bile acid:sodium symporter family protein, whose amino-acid sequence MEANLFTAVILPLALAIMMLGMGLSLVPKDFQRVRKYPKAVLIGLISQLVFLPVIGFIVAKIVPMQPIIAVGLMIVAICPGGPSSNLITFLALGDVALSVTLTAFSSLIAVFTIPVLANFALQHFLGQTAAISLPIGSTILQIFLITLLPIGLGMGVRQIFPELAHRLEKVTSRFAVALLAVIILLLIVREWNRLPGFILQVGVGVLLLNVLSMFVGFYFSKLFQLNLPQQICIAIEVGIQNATLAIAITAGILNNPDMAVPAVIYSLFMNITGLIAISYGRQLAAAHHKKKSLESA is encoded by the coding sequence ATGGAAGCAAACTTGTTTACTGCTGTTATTTTACCCCTAGCCTTAGCTATCATGATGTTGGGGATGGGTTTATCTCTCGTACCAAAAGATTTTCAACGTGTTAGGAAGTATCCCAAAGCAGTCTTAATTGGCTTAATAAGTCAGTTAGTTTTTTTACCTGTTATTGGTTTTATCGTTGCTAAAATTGTACCCATGCAACCTATAATTGCAGTGGGATTAATGATAGTGGCAATTTGTCCTGGTGGACCGTCCTCAAATTTAATAACATTCCTCGCTTTAGGTGATGTTGCACTCTCAGTCACTCTGACGGCTTTTAGCAGTCTGATCGCAGTATTCACAATTCCGGTGTTGGCAAACTTTGCACTTCAGCATTTCCTTGGACAAACGGCAGCAATCTCCTTACCCATTGGTTCAACAATACTACAAATTTTTCTAATTACGCTCCTTCCTATCGGTTTGGGAATGGGTGTGCGGCAGATATTTCCAGAACTTGCTCATCGCTTGGAAAAAGTGACTAGTCGCTTTGCAGTTGCATTACTTGCTGTAATTATTCTCTTGCTAATTGTTCGCGAATGGAACCGTCTTCCTGGTTTTATTCTTCAAGTTGGAGTTGGCGTCTTACTGTTAAATGTTCTCTCAATGTTTGTAGGATTTTATTTCAGTAAATTGTTCCAACTCAATCTTCCTCAGCAAATCTGCATCGCAATTGAAGTGGGGATTCAAAATGCTACACTCGCGATCGCAATTACTGCCGGAATCCTCAACAATCCTGATATGGCAGTACCAGCTGTAATTTACAGCTTATTTATGAATATAACAGGATTAATTGCTATTAGCTACGGCAGACAATTAGCTGCAGCTCATCATAAAAAGAAATCTCTAGAGAGCGCTTAA
- a CDS encoding DNA double-strand break repair nuclease NurA produces MLDLTKLTLQMQGLSQHLTQEAAASRYRLELAQKHLQDALTSQLELVQQQEKWRDRILFANATPVEPLNTCIEIQTPPKIHTVIATDGSQIAPSHHEIAYCYLLNIGRVVLHYGQNRHPLLDSLPEIFYRPEDLYTSRQWGIRTEEWMSFRRTASETTVLAELACSSTGGHRDKEIEEIPTLAMVDGSLIYWFLEQLPFDARNQILPPILEAWQKLREAKIPLMGYLSASRNVEGINFLRLLACPHPVPDCASFCPNQLDKVPCKIFEPLRDTALWSTQLKPGQRGPLWRSNARILDLYEDQQIYFCYIHVGAEIARIEVPSWVAQDKNMFDRSLGLMLGQVQKGYGYPVAIAEAHNQAVVKGGDKARFFSLLERQMIRAGLKNVGTSYKEARKRGSIA; encoded by the coding sequence ATGCTAGATCTCACCAAACTGACATTACAAATGCAAGGTTTGAGCCAGCACTTAACTCAAGAAGCGGCTGCAAGTCGTTATCGTTTGGAACTGGCTCAAAAACACCTTCAAGATGCACTGACCTCTCAGTTAGAGTTAGTACAGCAACAAGAAAAGTGGCGCGATCGCATTTTGTTTGCCAATGCGACTCCCGTAGAACCACTGAATACCTGTATTGAGATCCAAACTCCCCCTAAAATTCACACGGTTATTGCCACTGATGGTTCCCAAATAGCACCCAGCCATCATGAAATAGCGTATTGCTATCTCCTCAATATAGGAAGAGTTGTTTTGCATTACGGACAAAACCGTCATCCACTTTTAGATAGCTTACCTGAGATCTTCTATAGACCGGAGGATTTATACACCTCCCGTCAATGGGGTATTCGTACTGAAGAGTGGATGAGTTTCCGACGGACTGCTAGCGAAACTACTGTACTAGCAGAACTAGCTTGCAGTTCCACAGGAGGACACCGAGATAAGGAAATAGAAGAAATCCCAACACTGGCGATGGTGGATGGGTCTTTAATTTACTGGTTTTTGGAACAGTTGCCTTTTGATGCACGCAATCAAATATTACCTCCCATCTTAGAAGCTTGGCAAAAACTGCGTGAGGCAAAAATTCCCTTAATGGGCTATCTCAGCGCCTCCCGAAATGTGGAAGGGATAAATTTTTTACGTCTTTTAGCTTGTCCCCACCCAGTACCCGATTGTGCTAGTTTTTGCCCCAATCAACTCGATAAAGTTCCGTGTAAAATTTTTGAGCCCCTGCGAGACACAGCTCTTTGGTCAACTCAACTCAAACCCGGACAGCGAGGACCTTTATGGCGCAGCAATGCTCGTATTCTTGACTTATATGAAGACCAACAAATTTACTTTTGTTATATCCATGTAGGTGCTGAAATTGCTCGGATAGAAGTACCATCATGGGTGGCTCAAGACAAAAATATGTTCGATCGCTCCTTGGGGCTAATGCTCGGACAAGTACAGAAAGGGTATGGTTATCCTGTGGCGATAGCTGAAGCGCACAATCAAGCTGTGGTGAAAGGTGGGGATAAAGCAAGGTTCTTTTCCCTTCTAGAACGACAAATGATTAGGGCGGGTTTAAAAAATGTAGGAACTTCTTACAAAGAAGCAAGAAAGCGGGGAAGTATAGCATAA
- a CDS encoding Uma2 family endonuclease — protein sequence MPQEKRYYTRDEYLAIDQTTGYKSEYLDGEIVPMMGITTEHNQITGNIYAYLKFGLKGKNYRVYFSNVRLWIPRYNQYTYPDVMVIDGEPFYEGTDNTTVTNPLLIVQVSSRATTNHTDSDRFRFYRSIPEFREYVSIDQNSCYAEQYTKNSKGNWILTEYDTVNSLLTFDSIDFQLSFTDIYELVNLPNMTLSEGARIDYGF from the coding sequence ATGCCACAGGAAAAACGCTATTATACCCGTGATGAGTATTTAGCCATTGACCAAACAACCGGCTACAAAAGTGAGTATCTAGATGGAGAAATAGTGCCGATGATGGGAATTACAACCGAACACAATCAGATTACCGGAAATATTTATGCTTACCTAAAATTTGGTCTTAAAGGAAAAAATTACCGCGTGTATTTCAGTAATGTCCGCTTGTGGATACCGCGTTACAATCAATATACGTATCCAGATGTCATGGTCATTGATGGAGAACCGTTTTATGAGGGTACAGATAATACAACAGTGACCAATCCCTTATTAATTGTTCAAGTTTCATCAAGAGCCACAACCAATCATACTGACTCAGATAGATTTCGCTTTTATCGGTCAATTCCTGAATTCCGAGAATATGTCTCAATTGACCAAAATAGTTGTTATGCAGAACAATATACTAAAAACTCAAAAGGAAATTGGATACTCACTGAATACGATACTGTTAATTCTTTGTTAACATTTGATTCCATTGATTTTCAACTTTCTTTTACTGATATTTATGAGTTGGTGAATCTCCCTAATATGACTTTAAGTGAAGGTGCAAGGATTGACTATGGCTTTTAG
- a CDS encoding HAD family hydrolase, which yields MANSPTILALDFDGVICDGLIEYFEVSWHTYCQVWLPDDRTPPGDLASKFYRLRPVIETGWEMPVLVKALVEGIAEEKILQDWSAIAKQILQAGNFQPSDIGSKLDKYRDEWIATDLDGWLSRHKFYPGVIEKLEATISSSIKLYIVTTKEGRFAQQLLAQQGVELPKEVIFGKEVKRPKYEILRELIQAEKIAPESLWFVEDRLKTLQLVKQQADLEAVKLFFADWGYNTAVEKVTAKNDPRIHLLSLAQFARDFSDWLVVNA from the coding sequence ATGGCAAATAGTCCGACAATTCTAGCTCTAGACTTTGATGGTGTCATTTGCGACGGACTGATTGAGTACTTTGAGGTATCTTGGCATACCTATTGTCAAGTTTGGTTACCTGACGATCGAACTCCACCTGGTGATTTGGCTTCCAAGTTTTACCGCCTCAGACCGGTGATTGAAACGGGTTGGGAAATGCCTGTACTCGTCAAAGCGCTCGTTGAAGGAATCGCCGAAGAAAAGATTCTTCAGGATTGGAGCGCGATCGCAAAACAAATTTTACAAGCAGGTAATTTCCAACCATCTGATATTGGTAGTAAACTAGACAAATATCGTGATGAATGGATTGCTACCGATTTAGATGGTTGGTTAAGTCGGCACAAGTTTTATCCAGGAGTCATTGAAAAACTGGAAGCGACAATCTCAAGCTCGATTAAATTATATATCGTCACTACGAAAGAAGGTCGTTTCGCACAACAACTGCTAGCGCAGCAAGGGGTTGAACTACCAAAAGAAGTTATTTTTGGTAAAGAAGTGAAGCGTCCTAAGTATGAAATTTTGCGAGAATTAATTCAAGCAGAAAAGATTGCGCCAGAAAGTTTGTGGTTCGTAGAAGATCGATTGAAAACTTTACAATTAGTCAAACAGCAAGCAGATTTGGAGGCAGTTAAACTCTTTTTTGCAGACTGGGGCTACAATACGGCTGTAGAAAAAGTAACTGCTAAAAACGATCCTCGAATTCATTTGCTGTCACTCGCTCAGTTTGCTCGAGATTTTTCTGATTGGTTGGTGGTTAATGCTTAA